A genome region from Arachis duranensis cultivar V14167 chromosome 6, aradu.V14167.gnm2.J7QH, whole genome shotgun sequence includes the following:
- the LOC107493718 gene encoding uncharacterized protein LOC107493718, with amino-acid sequence MQLTGTISTILERKLQADKKIDVNHEEARSNIKNQGATISKLEAQLGSLSKQIPMSTHTFHSDTMANPRGECKAIILRSGKVVEETTPSQSHQEEEIAKELEIKKEEETSTPSSPRQVLNPYVSKAPYPERLRKDGKDSQFSRFLEIFKKLQINIPFAKALEQMPLYAKFLKELMTRKRNWGEKETLVLIEECSAIIQKRLPQKLKDPRSFQIPCIIGDMNIEKTLCDLGASINLMSLAMMKRMRIEEAKPTRMAL; translated from the coding sequence ATGCAACTGACCGGAACTATCTCCACCATTCTGGAAAGAAAGCTACAAGCTGACAAAAAGATAGATGTTAACCATGAAGAGGCCAGATCCAACATAAAGAATCAAGGGGCAACAATTTCAAAGTTAGAGGCACAATTAGGGAGCTTATCCAAGCAAATACCTATGTCCACACATACCTTTCATAGTGACACAATGGCTAACCCAAGGGGAGAGTGCAAGGCTATAAtattaagaagtggaaaggtGGTGGAAGAAACAACCCCAAGTCAAAGCcaccaagaagaagaaattgcaaAGGAACTTGAAAtcaagaaggaggaagagacCTCCACACCATCCTCACCAAGGCAAGTTCTAAATCCTTATGTGTCGAAGGCACCCTACCCAGAAAGACTGAGAAAGGATGGAAAAGACAGCCAGTTCTCTAGATTCCTAGAAATCTTCAAGAAGCTACAGATCAACATACCTTTTGCTAAGGCACTagaacaaatgccactctatgccaaaTTTTTAAAGGAGCTCATGACAAGGAAGAGGAATTGGGGGGAGAAAGAGACTTTAGTGCTCATTGAGGAGTGTAGTGCCATAATACAAAAGAGGCTTCCCCAAAAATTAAAAGACCCTAGGAGCTTCCAAATCCCCTGTATCATTGGGGACATGAACATTGAGAAGACATTATGTGATCTCGGGGCAAGCATAAACCTTATGTCTTTGGCCATGATGAAAAGAATGAGAATAGAGGAAGCCAAGCCAACAAGGATGGCACTCTAA